ATTGCCATGGGACCAAATTACTGTGGTGTTCCATTTCTGAAACAAGAACTGAATCATGTTTACATAAGTTTTTCAACCCCCAGGCATAAGCGACGAGGTTTAGTGATTCAGTTGTACTCCGTGTGAATATAACTGAATGGGTGTCTGGCACATTCAAGAATTGTTTTATTTTTAGCCGAACACCTTCATACTCATCCGTGGCTTTTTCGCCAATAGTATATAAAGCACGATGAACATTGGCAGCATAGGAATTATAGTAAGATGTTAAGGCATCAATTACTATTTGTGGTTTTTGGGTCGTTGATGCAGAATCCAGATAGACAAATGGCTTTTCCGAATTAAAAATGGGAAAATCTTTCCGGATGGATTTTACATTCAGCATTAGAGCATACCCAATTGGAGTCGAGCTGATTCTGTGATCATACCCCGATCCCAAGGTGGATCCCAGACCAATTCGACTCGGACATCCGAAGTCCCAGGGACGCCGGCGATTTTTTGTTTAACTTCAGAAGCAATCATATCGCCCATGCCACATCCCGGTGCCGTTAAAGTCATTTTTATATCTACGAAAGAACCGCCTTCGTCTTCATCGGAAATATCACATGAATAAATTAATCCAAGGTCCACCACATTAACGGGAATTTCAGGATCATAACATGTTTTCATGGCATCCCACACTGCTTTTTCATTGGCGCGTCCATCTGTTTCAATCTCTTCTAACCAAGGTTGCACTTCAGGAATTTTCCCGATTGCATCTGCATCTTTGCCTTCAACCCGTACAAGGTTACCTCGAATCATGACGGTATAACTTCCCCCTAAGGCTTGGGTTATATGGCCTTCTTCCCCCTTTTTTAGAGTAATCTTATTGCCGAAAGGAATGAGGGTTGCTTCGCAATCTCTTGCGATAACGACTTGTTCATCAATATCTGCATACATATTTAATCCAGTAATTCTGTTTGAATTTTGTGAATAGCGCTGCTAAAACCATTGGTGCGCTGACTGCTTATGGCTCGTCCCAATCCAATTGATTCAAGGAATTGTCCACTATTAATTTCTAAAATATCTTTTTTGGAATGGCCATTAAAAACACGTTCAATAAGAGAAAGGAGTCCTTTAACAATCATGGCGTCCGAATCGGTGCGGAATGAAAAAACACCATTATTATGATCACAAACCACCCACGCTTGAGATGTACATCCGTGGATTCGATTGGATTCAATTCGCTCTTCTGGGGATAGACCATTGCTATCTTTGGCCAAATCCACTAAGTATACATATTTATCTCGTGGATCTGAAAAGATCGAAAAATCATTGAGGATCAAATCCAATGATTCCTTAACGCTAGCCATTAATGACAGTACCTTCCAGCCAATCAGTAATTTTTTCACTGATGTAAGTTTTTATATCTTCATTTTTAATCGGATTCAAAATTTCTTTTGCGAAACCGCCTATGATTAATTCAATTGCCTTTTGTTTACTAAGGCCACGGGATCGCATATAAAAAAGTGCTTCTTTGTCAATTTGACCGGTGGTGGATCCATGAGCACATTTTACATCTTCAGTATAAATTTCTAATTGTGGATTGGCATTCATGAGTGCCGATGGACTCAGCAATAAATTTTTGTTGGACTGATCTGCATCTGTTTGTTTTGTATTCTCTCGAACAATCACTTTTCCGTTAAAAACGCCCGATGATTTGTCTGCTAAAATATATTTAAAAAGCTGATGACTTTGGCAGGCATCATTTTGATGATCAACTACTACATGCTGATCGTGATGCTGTTGATTTTCCGTAAGACTCAAACCATTAATGGTTGCTTCTCCGCCGTTACCTTTGAAATGAAGTTTTATATCATGGCGGAATAATTTGCTTCCAGACGAAAAATGGGTGGTTTTCAATCGTG
Above is a window of Candidatus Neomarinimicrobiota bacterium DNA encoding:
- the sufT gene encoding putative Fe-S cluster assembly protein SufT, coding for MYADIDEQVVIARDCEATLIPFGNKITLKKGEEGHITQALGGSYTVMIRGNLVRVEGKDADAIGKIPEVQPWLEEIETDGRANEKAVWDAMKTCYDPEIPVNVVDLGLIYSCDISDEDEGGSFVDIKMTLTAPGCGMGDMIASEVKQKIAGVPGTSDVRVELVWDPPWDRGMITESARLQLGML
- a CDS encoding SufE family protein — translated: MASVKESLDLILNDFSIFSDPRDKYVYLVDLAKDSNGLSPEERIESNRIHGCTSQAWVVCDHNNGVFSFRTDSDAMIVKGLLSLIERVFNGHSKKDILEINSGQFLESIGLGRAISSQRTNGFSSAIHKIQTELLD